In one Dama dama isolate Ldn47 chromosome 5, ASM3311817v1, whole genome shotgun sequence genomic region, the following are encoded:
- the EXOC7 gene encoding exocyst complex component 7 isoform X3, translating to MIPPQEASARRREIEDKLKQEEETLSFIRDSLEKSDQLTKNMVSILSSFESRLMKLENSIIPVHKQTENLQRLQENVEKTLSCLDHVISYYHVASDTEKIIREGPTGRLEEYLGSMAKIQKAVEYFQDNSPDSPELNKVKLLFERGKESLESEFRSLMTRHSKVVSPVLILDLIGGEEDLELQEEVPLEHLPESVLHDVVRISRWLVEYGRNQDFMNVYYQIRSSQLDRSIKGLKEHFRKSSSSSGVPYSPAIPNKRKDTPTKKPVKRPGRDDMLDVETDAYIHCVSAFVKLAQSEYQLLTDVIPEHHQKKTFDSLIQDALDGLMLEGENIVVAARKAIIRHDFSAVLTVFPILRHLKQTKPEFDQVLQGTAASTKNKLPSLITSMETVGAKALEDFADNIKNDPDKEYNMPKDGTVHELTSNAILFLQQLLDFQETAGAMLASQETSSSATSYSSEFSKRLLSTYICKVLGNLQLNLLSKSKVYEDPALSAIFLHNNYNYILKALEKSELIQLVAVTQKTAERSYREHIEQQIQTYQRSWLKVTDYIAEKNLPVVQPGVKLRDKERQMIKERFKGFNDGLEELCKIQKAWAIPDTEQRDKIRQAQKSIVKETYGAFLSRYGSVPFTKNPEKYIKYRVEQVGDMIDRLFDTSA from the exons ATGATCCCCCCGCAGGAGGCGTCCGCTCGGCGGCGGGAGATCGAGGACAAGCTGAAACAG GAGGAGGAGACGCTGTCCTTCATCCGAGACAGCCTGGAGAAGAGCGACCAGCTCACCAAGAACATG GTGTCTATCCTGTCATCCTTTGAGAGTCGCCTTATGAAGCTGGAGAACTCCATCATCCCTGTGCACAAGCAGACGGAGAACCTGCAGCGGCTGCAGGAGAACGTCGAGAAGACCCTGTCCTGTCTGGACCACGTCATCAGCTACTATCACGTGGCCAGTGACACTGAGAAGATCATCAGGGAGGG GCCCACAGGTAGGCTAGAGGAGTACCTGGGAAGCATGGCCAAGATTCAGAAGGCTGTGGAGTATTTCCAGGACAATAGCCCAGACAGCCCAGAGCTCAACAAAGTG AAGCTGCTATTTGAGCGGGGGAAGGAGTCGCTGGAGTCCGAGTTCCGCAGCCTGATGACCCGGCACAGCAAGGTGGTGTCCCCAGTGCTCATCCTGGATCTGATCGGTGGTGAGGAGGACCTGGAGCTCCAGGAGGAGGTGCCCCTGGAGCACCTGCCCGAGAGCGTGCTGCACGACGTGGTCCGCATCTCCCGCTGGCTGGTGGAGTACGGCCGCAACCAAG ATTTCATGAACGTCTACTACCAGATCCGCTCCAGCCAGCTGGACCGCTCCATCAAAGGCCTGAAGGAGCATTTCCGGAAGAGCAGTTCTTCCTCCGGGGTCCCCTACTCCCCCGCCATCCCCAACAAGAGGAAAGACACACCCACCAAGAAGCCAGTCAAGCGGCCAG GGAGAGACGACATGCTGGACGTGGAAACCGATGCCTACATTCACTGCGTCAGTGCCTTTGTCAAGCTGGCCCAGAGCGAGTACCAGCTGCTGACAGACGTCATCCCTGAGCACCATCAGAAAAAGACCTTCGACTCTTTGATACAG GACGCTCTGGACGGGCTCATGCTCGAAGGCGAGAACATTGTGGTGGCTGCCCGCAAGGCCATCATCCGACACGACTTCTCGGCTGTGCTCACCGTCTTCCCCATCCTGCGGCACCTCAAGCAGACCAAGCCTGAGTTTGACCAGGTGCTCCAG GGCACGGCCGCCAGCACCAAGAACAAGCTGCCCAGCCTCATCACCTCCATGGAGACCGTGGGAGCCAAAGCGCTGGAGGACTTCGCCGACAACATCAAG AACGACCCAGACAAGGAATACAACATGCCCAAGGATGGCACCGTGCACGAGCTCACGAGCAAC GCCATCCTCTTCCTGCAGCAGCTCCTGGACTTCCAGGAGACAGCGGGTGCCATGCTGGCCTCCCAAG AGACCAGTTCCTCCGCCACCAGCTACAGCTCCGAGTTCAGCAAGCGTCTGCTGAGCACCTACATCT GTAAAGTCCTGGGCAACCTGCAGTTGAACCTGCTGAGCAAGTCCAAGGTGTATGAGGACCCGGCTCTGAGCGCCATCTTCCTGCACAACAACTACAACTACATCCTCAAGGCCCTGGAGAA GTCTGAGCTGATCCAGCTGGTGGCTGTGACCCAGAAGACTGCTGAGCGCTCCTACCGGGAGCACATAGAGCAACAGATCCAGACCTACCAGCGCAG TTGGTTAAAGGTGACTGACTACATTGCCGAGAAGAATCTACCTGTGGTCCAACCTGGAGTCAAG CTTCGGGACAAGGAGCGGCAGATGATCAAGGAGCGTTTTAAG GGTTTCAACGATGGCCTTGAGGAGTTGTGCAAGATCCAGAAGGCCTGGGCAATTCCCGACACGGAGCAGAGGGACAAGATCCGCCAAGCCCAGAAGAGCATCGTTAAGGAGACCTACGGGGCCTTTCTAAGCAG GTATGGCAGCGTGCCCTTCACCAAGAACCCGGAGAAGTACATCAAGTACCGCGTGGAGCAGGTGGGGGACATGATCGATCGCCTCTTTGACACCTCGGCCTGA
- the FOXJ1 gene encoding forkhead box protein J1 produces MAESWLRLSGAGAAEEPGPEGGLEEPDALDDSLTSLQWLQEFSILNAKAPALPSGGTDPHGYHQVPGSAAPGSPLAADPACLGQPHTPGKPTSSCTSRSAPPGLQAPPPDDVDYATNPHVKPPYSYATLICMAMQASKATKITLSAIYKWITDNFCYFRHADPTWQNSIRHNLSLNKCFIKVPREKDEPGKGGFWRIDPQYAERLLSGAFKKRRLPPVHIHPAFARQAAQEPSAAPWAGPLTVNTEAQQLLREFEEATGEAGWGAGEGRLGHKRKQPLPKRVAKVPRPPSTLLLTQEEQGELEPLKGNFDWEAIFDTGTLGGELGSLEALELSPPLSPASHGDVDLTVHGRHIDCPVTWGASVEQAADSLDFDETFLATSFLQHPWDESGSSCLPPEPLFEAGDATLAADLHDWASMGAFL; encoded by the exons ATGGCGGAGAGCTGGCTACGCCTCTCGGGGGCAGGGGCGGCGGAGGAGCCCGGGCCGGAGGGCGGCCTGGAGGAGCCCGACGCTCTGGATGACAGCCTGACCAGCCTGCAGTGGCTGCAGGAATTCTCTATTCTCAACGCCAAGGCTCCCGCCCTGCCCTCGGGGGGCACCGACCCCCACGGCTACCACCAGGTGCCAGGCTCGGCCGCGCCGGGGTCTCCCCTGGCGGCTGACCCCGCCTGCCTGGGTCAGCCGCACACGCCGGGCAAGCCCACATCGTCGTGCACGTCGCGGAGCGCGCCCCCGGGGCTGCAGGCCCCGCCTCCCGACGATGTGGACTACGCCACCAATCCGCACGTGAAGCCGCCCTACTCGTACGCCACGCTCATCTGCATGGCCATGCAGGCCAGCAAGGCCACCAAGATTACCCTGTCGGCCATCTACAAGTGGATCACGGACAACTTCTGCTACTTCCGCCACGCTGATCCCACCTGGCAG AATTCCATCCGCCACAACTTGTCCCTGAACAAGTGCTTCATCAAGGTGCCTCGGGAGAAGGACGAGCCCGGCAAGGGGGGCTTCTGGCGCATCGACCCCCAGTACGCGGAGCGGCTGCTGAGCGGGGCCTTCAAGAAGCGGCGGCTGCCCCCGGTCCACATCCACCCAGCCTTCGCCCGCCAGGCCGCGCAGGAGCCCAGCGCCGCCCCGTGGGCCGGGCCGCTGACCGTGAACACCGAGGCCCAACAGCTGCTTCGGGAGTTCGAGGAGGCCACCGGGGAGGCGGGCTGGGGCGCGGGCGAGGGCAGGCTCGGGCATAAGCGCAAACAGCCGCTGCCCAAGCGGGTGGCCAAGGTCCCTCGGCCCCCCAGCACCCTGCTGCTCACCCAGGAGGAGCAGGGCGAGCTGGAACCCCTCAAGGGCAACTTTGACTGGGAGGCCATCTTCGACACCGGCACTCTGGGCGGGGAGCTGGGTTCGCTGGAGGCCCTGGAGCTGAGCCCGCCGCTGAGCCCCGCCTCACACGGGGACGTGGACCTCACCGTCCACGGCCGCCACATCGACTGCCCGGTCACCTGGGGGGCTTCAGTGGAGCAGGCTGCCGACAGCCTGGACTTCgacgagaccttcctggccacgtCCTTCCTGCAACACCCTTGGGACGAGAGCGGCAGTAGCTGCCTCCCCCCGGAGCCCCTCTTTGAGGCCGGAGATGCCACCCTGGCCGCCGACCTGCACGACTGGGCCAGCATGGGTGCCTTCTTGTAA
- the EXOC7 gene encoding exocyst complex component 7 isoform X1 — MIPPQEASARRREIEDKLKQEEETLSFIRDSLEKSDQLTKNMVSILSSFESRLMKLENSIIPVHKQTENLQRLQENVEKTLSCLDHVISYYHVASDTEKIIREGPTGRLEEYLGSMAKIQKAVEYFQDNSPDSPELNKVKLLFERGKESLESEFRSLMTRHSKVVSPVLILDLIGGEEDLELQEEVPLEHLPESVLHDVVRISRWLVEYGRNQDFMNVYYQIRSSQLDRSIKGLKEHFRKSSSSSGVPYSPAIPNKRKDTPTKKPVKRPGTIRKAQNLLKQYSQHGLDGKKGGSNLIPLEGHEHDFRVKHLSEALNDKAGPLAGRDDMLDVETDAYIHCVSAFVKLAQSEYQLLTDVIPEHHQKKTFDSLIQDALDGLMLEGENIVVAARKAIIRHDFSAVLTVFPILRHLKQTKPEFDQVLQGTAASTKNKLPSLITSMETVGAKALEDFADNIKNDPDKEYNMPKDGTVHELTSNAILFLQQLLDFQETAGAMLASQETSSSATSYSSEFSKRLLSTYICKVLGNLQLNLLSKSKVYEDPALSAIFLHNNYNYILKALEKSELIQLVAVTQKTAERSYREHIEQQIQTYQRSWLKVTDYIAEKNLPVVQPGVKLRDKERQMIKERFKGFNDGLEELCKIQKAWAIPDTEQRDKIRQAQKSIVKETYGAFLSRYGSVPFTKNPEKYIKYRVEQVGDMIDRLFDTSA; from the exons ATGATCCCCCCGCAGGAGGCGTCCGCTCGGCGGCGGGAGATCGAGGACAAGCTGAAACAG GAGGAGGAGACGCTGTCCTTCATCCGAGACAGCCTGGAGAAGAGCGACCAGCTCACCAAGAACATG GTGTCTATCCTGTCATCCTTTGAGAGTCGCCTTATGAAGCTGGAGAACTCCATCATCCCTGTGCACAAGCAGACGGAGAACCTGCAGCGGCTGCAGGAGAACGTCGAGAAGACCCTGTCCTGTCTGGACCACGTCATCAGCTACTATCACGTGGCCAGTGACACTGAGAAGATCATCAGGGAGGG GCCCACAGGTAGGCTAGAGGAGTACCTGGGAAGCATGGCCAAGATTCAGAAGGCTGTGGAGTATTTCCAGGACAATAGCCCAGACAGCCCAGAGCTCAACAAAGTG AAGCTGCTATTTGAGCGGGGGAAGGAGTCGCTGGAGTCCGAGTTCCGCAGCCTGATGACCCGGCACAGCAAGGTGGTGTCCCCAGTGCTCATCCTGGATCTGATCGGTGGTGAGGAGGACCTGGAGCTCCAGGAGGAGGTGCCCCTGGAGCACCTGCCCGAGAGCGTGCTGCACGACGTGGTCCGCATCTCCCGCTGGCTGGTGGAGTACGGCCGCAACCAAG ATTTCATGAACGTCTACTACCAGATCCGCTCCAGCCAGCTGGACCGCTCCATCAAAGGCCTGAAGGAGCATTTCCGGAAGAGCAGTTCTTCCTCCGGGGTCCCCTACTCCCCCGCCATCCCCAACAAGAGGAAAGACACACCCACCAAGAAGCCAGTCAAGCGGCCAG GGACGATCCGTAAGGCTCAGAACCTTCTGAAACAATATTCCCAGCATGGTCTAGATGGGAAAAAGGGGGGCTCTAACCTCATTCCTCTGGAAG GTCACGAGCATGATTTCCGAGTTAAGCACCTGTCCGAGGCCCTGAACGACAAGGCCGGGCCGTTGGCCG GGAGAGACGACATGCTGGACGTGGAAACCGATGCCTACATTCACTGCGTCAGTGCCTTTGTCAAGCTGGCCCAGAGCGAGTACCAGCTGCTGACAGACGTCATCCCTGAGCACCATCAGAAAAAGACCTTCGACTCTTTGATACAG GACGCTCTGGACGGGCTCATGCTCGAAGGCGAGAACATTGTGGTGGCTGCCCGCAAGGCCATCATCCGACACGACTTCTCGGCTGTGCTCACCGTCTTCCCCATCCTGCGGCACCTCAAGCAGACCAAGCCTGAGTTTGACCAGGTGCTCCAG GGCACGGCCGCCAGCACCAAGAACAAGCTGCCCAGCCTCATCACCTCCATGGAGACCGTGGGAGCCAAAGCGCTGGAGGACTTCGCCGACAACATCAAG AACGACCCAGACAAGGAATACAACATGCCCAAGGATGGCACCGTGCACGAGCTCACGAGCAAC GCCATCCTCTTCCTGCAGCAGCTCCTGGACTTCCAGGAGACAGCGGGTGCCATGCTGGCCTCCCAAG AGACCAGTTCCTCCGCCACCAGCTACAGCTCCGAGTTCAGCAAGCGTCTGCTGAGCACCTACATCT GTAAAGTCCTGGGCAACCTGCAGTTGAACCTGCTGAGCAAGTCCAAGGTGTATGAGGACCCGGCTCTGAGCGCCATCTTCCTGCACAACAACTACAACTACATCCTCAAGGCCCTGGAGAA GTCTGAGCTGATCCAGCTGGTGGCTGTGACCCAGAAGACTGCTGAGCGCTCCTACCGGGAGCACATAGAGCAACAGATCCAGACCTACCAGCGCAG TTGGTTAAAGGTGACTGACTACATTGCCGAGAAGAATCTACCTGTGGTCCAACCTGGAGTCAAG CTTCGGGACAAGGAGCGGCAGATGATCAAGGAGCGTTTTAAG GGTTTCAACGATGGCCTTGAGGAGTTGTGCAAGATCCAGAAGGCCTGGGCAATTCCCGACACGGAGCAGAGGGACAAGATCCGCCAAGCCCAGAAGAGCATCGTTAAGGAGACCTACGGGGCCTTTCTAAGCAG GTATGGCAGCGTGCCCTTCACCAAGAACCCGGAGAAGTACATCAAGTACCGCGTGGAGCAGGTGGGGGACATGATCGATCGCCTCTTTGACACCTCGGCCTGA
- the EXOC7 gene encoding exocyst complex component 7 isoform X2, translated as MIPPQEASARRREIEDKLKQEEETLSFIRDSLEKSDQLTKNMVSILSSFESRLMKLENSIIPVHKQTENLQRLQENVEKTLSCLDHVISYYHVASDTEKIIREGPTGRLEEYLGSMAKIQKAVEYFQDNSPDSPELNKVKLLFERGKESLESEFRSLMTRHSKVVSPVLILDLIGGEEDLELQEEVPLEHLPESVLHDVVRISRWLVEYGRNQDFMNVYYQIRSSQLDRSIKGLKEHFRKSSSSSGVPYSPAIPNKRKDTPTKKPVKRPGHEHDFRVKHLSEALNDKAGPLAGRDDMLDVETDAYIHCVSAFVKLAQSEYQLLTDVIPEHHQKKTFDSLIQDALDGLMLEGENIVVAARKAIIRHDFSAVLTVFPILRHLKQTKPEFDQVLQGTAASTKNKLPSLITSMETVGAKALEDFADNIKNDPDKEYNMPKDGTVHELTSNAILFLQQLLDFQETAGAMLASQETSSSATSYSSEFSKRLLSTYICKVLGNLQLNLLSKSKVYEDPALSAIFLHNNYNYILKALEKSELIQLVAVTQKTAERSYREHIEQQIQTYQRSWLKVTDYIAEKNLPVVQPGVKLRDKERQMIKERFKGFNDGLEELCKIQKAWAIPDTEQRDKIRQAQKSIVKETYGAFLSRYGSVPFTKNPEKYIKYRVEQVGDMIDRLFDTSA; from the exons ATGATCCCCCCGCAGGAGGCGTCCGCTCGGCGGCGGGAGATCGAGGACAAGCTGAAACAG GAGGAGGAGACGCTGTCCTTCATCCGAGACAGCCTGGAGAAGAGCGACCAGCTCACCAAGAACATG GTGTCTATCCTGTCATCCTTTGAGAGTCGCCTTATGAAGCTGGAGAACTCCATCATCCCTGTGCACAAGCAGACGGAGAACCTGCAGCGGCTGCAGGAGAACGTCGAGAAGACCCTGTCCTGTCTGGACCACGTCATCAGCTACTATCACGTGGCCAGTGACACTGAGAAGATCATCAGGGAGGG GCCCACAGGTAGGCTAGAGGAGTACCTGGGAAGCATGGCCAAGATTCAGAAGGCTGTGGAGTATTTCCAGGACAATAGCCCAGACAGCCCAGAGCTCAACAAAGTG AAGCTGCTATTTGAGCGGGGGAAGGAGTCGCTGGAGTCCGAGTTCCGCAGCCTGATGACCCGGCACAGCAAGGTGGTGTCCCCAGTGCTCATCCTGGATCTGATCGGTGGTGAGGAGGACCTGGAGCTCCAGGAGGAGGTGCCCCTGGAGCACCTGCCCGAGAGCGTGCTGCACGACGTGGTCCGCATCTCCCGCTGGCTGGTGGAGTACGGCCGCAACCAAG ATTTCATGAACGTCTACTACCAGATCCGCTCCAGCCAGCTGGACCGCTCCATCAAAGGCCTGAAGGAGCATTTCCGGAAGAGCAGTTCTTCCTCCGGGGTCCCCTACTCCCCCGCCATCCCCAACAAGAGGAAAGACACACCCACCAAGAAGCCAGTCAAGCGGCCAG GTCACGAGCATGATTTCCGAGTTAAGCACCTGTCCGAGGCCCTGAACGACAAGGCCGGGCCGTTGGCCG GGAGAGACGACATGCTGGACGTGGAAACCGATGCCTACATTCACTGCGTCAGTGCCTTTGTCAAGCTGGCCCAGAGCGAGTACCAGCTGCTGACAGACGTCATCCCTGAGCACCATCAGAAAAAGACCTTCGACTCTTTGATACAG GACGCTCTGGACGGGCTCATGCTCGAAGGCGAGAACATTGTGGTGGCTGCCCGCAAGGCCATCATCCGACACGACTTCTCGGCTGTGCTCACCGTCTTCCCCATCCTGCGGCACCTCAAGCAGACCAAGCCTGAGTTTGACCAGGTGCTCCAG GGCACGGCCGCCAGCACCAAGAACAAGCTGCCCAGCCTCATCACCTCCATGGAGACCGTGGGAGCCAAAGCGCTGGAGGACTTCGCCGACAACATCAAG AACGACCCAGACAAGGAATACAACATGCCCAAGGATGGCACCGTGCACGAGCTCACGAGCAAC GCCATCCTCTTCCTGCAGCAGCTCCTGGACTTCCAGGAGACAGCGGGTGCCATGCTGGCCTCCCAAG AGACCAGTTCCTCCGCCACCAGCTACAGCTCCGAGTTCAGCAAGCGTCTGCTGAGCACCTACATCT GTAAAGTCCTGGGCAACCTGCAGTTGAACCTGCTGAGCAAGTCCAAGGTGTATGAGGACCCGGCTCTGAGCGCCATCTTCCTGCACAACAACTACAACTACATCCTCAAGGCCCTGGAGAA GTCTGAGCTGATCCAGCTGGTGGCTGTGACCCAGAAGACTGCTGAGCGCTCCTACCGGGAGCACATAGAGCAACAGATCCAGACCTACCAGCGCAG TTGGTTAAAGGTGACTGACTACATTGCCGAGAAGAATCTACCTGTGGTCCAACCTGGAGTCAAG CTTCGGGACAAGGAGCGGCAGATGATCAAGGAGCGTTTTAAG GGTTTCAACGATGGCCTTGAGGAGTTGTGCAAGATCCAGAAGGCCTGGGCAATTCCCGACACGGAGCAGAGGGACAAGATCCGCCAAGCCCAGAAGAGCATCGTTAAGGAGACCTACGGGGCCTTTCTAAGCAG GTATGGCAGCGTGCCCTTCACCAAGAACCCGGAGAAGTACATCAAGTACCGCGTGGAGCAGGTGGGGGACATGATCGATCGCCTCTTTGACACCTCGGCCTGA
- the ZACN gene encoding zinc-activated ligand-gated ion channel, whose amino-acid sequence MALRLLLHLAFLGLGTTQPLAHQQGFSAPAFDWPSFSNLNSPQEFPDPIQIPSNGSKPLVVDVHVFVSNVFNVDILRYTVSSTLLLRLSWLDTRLALNSTGHQQNTVTLPWDVLWMPRLTVREALWVNWQDKNPQARVDRDGRIEFHLALTTETNCDFELFHFPRDQSDCHLSFFAFSSTVTELEFQVHAVNEIVSVKREFMVQDLKIQIPSQQLVPCFQVTLRLQNTALKAILTLLVPGEALLLADLCGGLLPLQTERIAYKVTLLLSYLVFHSSMMQALPSSSSCNPLLVYYFTVLLLLLFVSTTETVLLAGLLARGNLRAEDSCNPVLNGEQQDHGKPGPNPEEAPGAGKGSGRSWAEAADHIFFQVYVVGVACSQFIFIMLWMWATCKSDPAPGAAAPHGGQPRL is encoded by the exons ATGGCTCTGCGGCTCCTGCTCCATCTCGCCTTCCTCGGGCTGGGAACCACTCAGCCTTTGGCTCATCAGCAGGGCTTTAGCGCACCAGCGTTTG ACTGGCCATCCTTCTCCAACCTCAACTCGCCCCAGGAGTTTCCGGATCCCATCCAGATTCCGAGCAACGGAAGCAAGCCCCTGGTGGTGGATGTGCATGTGTTCGTGTCCAACGTGTTTAACGTG gacATCCTCCGGTACACAGTGTCCTCCACGTTGCTGCTTCGGCTG TCCTGGCTGGACACACGCCTGGCCTTGAACTCAACTGGGCACCAGCAGAACACAGTCACGCTGCCCTGGGACGTGCTCTGGATGCCGAGACTCACTGTTCGGGAGGC CCTCTGGGTGAACTGGCAGGACAAGAACCCGCAGGCCCGAGTAGACAGGGACGGCCGCATCGAGTTCCACCTGGCCCTCACCACGGAGACCAACTGCGACTTTGAGCTCTTCCACTTCCCCAGGGACCAGAGCGACTGCCACCTCAGCTTCTTCGCTTTCAGCAGCACCG TGACGGAGCTGGAGTTCCAAGTCCACGCGGTGAATGAGATTGTGAGTGTCAAGAGGGAGTTCATGGTTCAGGATCTGAAAATCCAAATCCCATCCCAGCAGCTGGTACCCTGCTTCCAGGTGACG TTGCGCCTGCAGAACACAGCGCTAAAGGCCATCCTAACACTCCTAGTCCCCGGGGAGGCGCTGCTGTTGGCTGACCTGTGTGGGGGGCTGCTGCCCCTCCAGACTGAGCGCATCGCCTACAAGGTGACCCTGCTTCTGAGCTACCTTGTCTTCCACTCCTCCATGATGCAGGCcctgcccagctcctcctcctgcaACCCGCTGCTAG tTTACTACTTCAccgtcctgctgctgctgctctttgTCAGCACCACCGAGACGGTGCTATTGGCCGGGCTCCTGGCCCGGGGCAACCTCAGGGCAGAGGACAGCTGCAATCCAGTGCTGAATGGGGAGCAGCAAGACCATGGGAAGCCAGGGCCTAACCCTgaag AAGCCCCCGGAGCAGGGAAGGGGTCCGGGAGGAGCTGGGCTGAGGCTGCTGACCACATCTTCTTCCAGGTGTATGTGGTGGGGGTGGCGTGTAGCCAGTTCATCTTCATTATGCTCTGGATGTGGGCGACGTGCAAGTCGGACCCAGCCCCTGGAGCGGCTGCACCCCACGGCGGGCAGCCCAGGCTGTAA